Proteins encoded together in one Streptomyces sp. NA04227 window:
- a CDS encoding Uma2 family endonuclease, translating to MTVMAERTSHMLVEDFEQIASAAPETVTLEFIDGRIEEKRVPDGDHETIFMWLLRQCMTARPELDLYPNKGLEVGAYRKGRARPDGTLAPVAHFVGHGDWSDPKGVLLVAEITSYDSDTDRRDRFEKPAAYASAGIPVYLLVDRDAGAVIVHTTPDTEHGRYADVHTAPFGEQLLLPDPVGIALDTEILKNYVR from the coding sequence ATGACGGTTATGGCCGAGCGCACGTCTCACATGCTGGTGGAGGACTTCGAGCAGATCGCCTCCGCAGCTCCCGAGACCGTCACGTTGGAGTTCATCGACGGACGGATCGAGGAGAAGCGCGTGCCGGACGGGGACCACGAGACGATCTTCATGTGGCTGCTCAGGCAGTGCATGACAGCTCGTCCGGAACTCGACCTCTATCCGAACAAGGGTCTTGAGGTCGGGGCGTACCGCAAGGGCCGGGCCCGCCCCGACGGCACGCTCGCCCCGGTTGCCCACTTCGTGGGGCACGGCGACTGGTCCGACCCCAAGGGTGTGCTCCTGGTCGCCGAGATCACCTCTTACGACTCCGACACGGACCGCAGGGACCGCTTCGAGAAGCCTGCGGCCTACGCATCGGCGGGCATCCCCGTCTATCTCCTCGTCGACCGCGACGCCGGAGCGGTCATCGTGCACACCACCCCCGACACCGAACACGGCCGCTACGCCGACGTCCACACCGCCCCCTTCGGCGAGCAGCTCCTGCTGCCCGACCCGGTCGGCATCGCACTCGACACCGAGATTCTGAAGAACTACGTCCGCTGA
- a CDS encoding adenylosuccinate synthase: MPALVLLGAQWGDEGKGKATDLLGGSVDYVVRYQGGNNAGHTVVVGDQTYALHLLPSGILSPDCTPVIGNGVVVDPSVLLSELSGLNERGVDTSKLLLSGNAHIITPYNVTMDKVAERFLGKRKIGTTGRGIGPTYADKINRVGIRVQDLYDESILTQKVEAALDFKNQLLAKVYNRRAIAVEQVVEELLGYADKLAPYVADTVLVLNQALEQDKVVLFEGGQGTLLDIDHGTYPFVTSSNPTAGGACTGAGVGPTKISRVIGILKAYTTRVGSGPFPTELFDEDGEALRRIGHERGVTTGRDRRCGWFDAVIARYATRVNGLTDFFLTKLDVLTGWEQIPVCVAYEIDGRRVEELPYSQTDFHHAKPVYEMLPGWSEDITKAKTFADLPKNAQAYVKALEEMSGAPISAIGVGPGRDETIQINSFL; this comes from the coding sequence GTGCCCGCACTTGTGCTGCTCGGTGCTCAGTGGGGTGACGAAGGCAAGGGAAAGGCCACCGACCTGCTCGGTGGCTCGGTTGACTACGTAGTGCGTTATCAGGGCGGCAACAACGCTGGCCACACGGTCGTCGTCGGCGACCAGACCTACGCACTGCATCTGCTGCCCTCCGGAATCCTCTCCCCCGACTGCACGCCCGTCATCGGCAACGGCGTCGTCGTCGACCCGTCGGTCCTGCTCTCCGAGCTGAGCGGTCTGAACGAGCGCGGCGTCGACACGTCGAAGCTGCTCCTCAGCGGAAACGCTCACATCATCACGCCCTACAACGTCACCATGGACAAGGTGGCGGAGCGGTTCCTGGGCAAGCGCAAGATCGGCACCACCGGGCGCGGTATCGGCCCGACCTACGCCGACAAGATCAACCGCGTCGGCATCCGGGTCCAGGACCTCTACGACGAGTCCATCCTGACCCAGAAGGTCGAGGCCGCTCTCGACTTCAAGAACCAGCTCCTCGCCAAGGTCTACAACCGCCGGGCCATCGCCGTCGAGCAGGTCGTCGAAGAACTCCTCGGCTACGCGGACAAGCTCGCCCCCTACGTCGCCGACACGGTGCTCGTCCTCAACCAGGCTCTGGAGCAGGACAAGGTCGTCCTGTTCGAGGGCGGCCAGGGCACCCTGCTCGACATCGACCACGGCACGTACCCCTTCGTCACCTCCTCGAACCCGACCGCGGGCGGCGCCTGCACCGGTGCGGGTGTCGGCCCGACCAAGATCAGCCGGGTCATCGGCATCCTCAAGGCCTACACCACCCGCGTCGGCTCGGGCCCGTTCCCGACCGAACTCTTCGACGAGGACGGCGAGGCCCTGCGCCGCATCGGCCACGAGCGCGGCGTGACCACCGGCCGCGACCGTCGCTGCGGCTGGTTCGACGCGGTCATCGCCCGGTACGCCACCCGCGTCAACGGCCTGACCGACTTCTTCCTCACCAAGCTCGACGTCCTCACCGGCTGGGAGCAGATCCCGGTCTGCGTGGCGTACGAGATCGACGGCCGCCGCGTCGAGGAACTCCCCTACTCCCAGACCGACTTCCACCACGCGAAGCCCGTCTACGAGATGCTCCCCGGCTGGTCCGAGGACATCACCAAGGCCAAGACCTTCGCCGACCTCCCGAAGAACGCCCAGGCGTACGTGAAGGCGCTGGAGGAGATGTCCGGCGCACCGATCTCGGCGATCGGCGTCGGGCCCGGCCGGGACGAGACGATTCAGATCAACTCGTTCCTGTAG
- a CDS encoding diacylglycerol kinase family protein translates to MAVSDQLLVVVDPAARRGDGESVRIAKDVLSAGADIKLSLPDGPEEFARALSRRGARRPVVVGDDRALLRAVSVLHRERELGSCALALVPVGAVVSLAGLLGVPTGAVAAARAVLDGGEQRLDLLVDDSDGVVLGDLHIPPRTGATREGPAGTASQASAQGSPGHPLLRTCQTLVRTLARPVRAPAPVRAPARLRVEADGELLVDLDQPVRAMSLSPDPDGGDGLARIEVHPAAEGGTPLSARARTVTVSGPDFRYLADTLTAGPVRTRTWTARPGAWSLTLPRGEGASA, encoded by the coding sequence GTGGCGGTTTCTGACCAGCTGCTCGTGGTCGTCGACCCGGCCGCCCGGCGCGGCGACGGCGAGTCGGTACGGATCGCGAAAGACGTGCTCAGCGCGGGTGCGGACATCAAGCTGAGCCTGCCCGACGGGCCCGAGGAATTCGCGCGGGCGCTGTCCCGGCGGGGTGCCCGGCGGCCTGTGGTGGTGGGCGACGACCGGGCCCTGCTGCGCGCCGTCTCGGTGCTGCACCGGGAGCGCGAGCTCGGCTCCTGCGCGCTGGCCCTGGTGCCGGTGGGCGCGGTCGTCTCGCTGGCCGGGCTGCTCGGTGTGCCCACCGGTGCGGTGGCCGCGGCACGGGCGGTGCTCGACGGCGGCGAACAGCGGCTCGACCTGCTGGTGGACGACAGCGACGGCGTCGTCCTTGGCGATCTGCACATCCCGCCGCGCACCGGCGCGACCCGCGAGGGCCCGGCCGGTACGGCGTCCCAGGCCTCGGCCCAGGGGTCGCCCGGCCACCCGCTTCTGCGTACCTGCCAGACGCTGGTACGCACCCTCGCGCGCCCCGTCCGCGCGCCTGCGCCGGTGCGTGCGCCCGCGCGGTTGCGTGTGGAGGCGGACGGCGAGCTGCTCGTGGACCTGGACCAGCCGGTACGCGCCATGTCGCTCAGCCCGGACCCGGACGGGGGCGACGGCCTGGCCCGGATCGAGGTCCACCCGGCGGCGGAGGGCGGCACGCCCCTGTCGGCGCGGGCTCGTACCGTCACGGTCTCCGGCCCCGACTTCCGCTACCTCGCGGACACGCTCACGGCCGGTCCGGTACGTACGCGGACGTGGACGGCGCGGCCGGGGGCGTGGTCGCTCACATTGCCTCGGGGGGAGGGGGCGTCGGCCTGA
- a CDS encoding GbsR/MarR family transcriptional regulator — protein sequence MGSADEGSADEGSAEVDLSRRDEEAVSRFVERFASELVEAGMPRMPSRVFAALLASPEGVMTSAELGDSIRISPAAVSGAIRYLTQVNMVSREREPGSRRDRYRVHSNQWYEALTNRDSVLRRWEGTLREGVVSVGPDSKPGRRIAETLEFFDFMQRELTGMMERWREHREKMFGAQ from the coding sequence GTGGGTTCCGCGGACGAGGGTTCCGCGGACGAGGGTTCCGCGGAGGTGGACCTCTCGCGGCGGGACGAGGAGGCCGTCTCGCGGTTCGTGGAGCGCTTCGCCTCGGAACTCGTCGAGGCGGGCATGCCGCGGATGCCCTCACGCGTCTTCGCGGCCCTGCTCGCCTCCCCGGAGGGCGTGATGACCTCCGCCGAACTCGGCGACAGCATCCGCATCAGCCCCGCCGCCGTCTCCGGCGCGATCCGCTACCTCACCCAGGTCAACATGGTCAGCCGCGAACGCGAACCGGGCTCCCGTCGCGACCGCTACCGGGTCCACAGCAACCAGTGGTACGAGGCCCTCACCAACCGCGACTCCGTACTGCGCCGCTGGGAGGGCACCCTGCGCGAGGGCGTCGTCAGTGTGGGCCCCGACAGCAAGCCGGGCCGCCGCATCGCCGAGACGCTGGAGTTCTTCGACTTCATGCAGCGGGAGCTGACCGGGATGATGGAACGGTGGCGGGAGCATCGGGAGAAGATGTTCGGGGCGCAGTAG
- a CDS encoding ABC transporter ATP-binding protein yields MTKAITVSDLRKSFGRTHALDGLDLEVETGEVHGFLGPNGAGKSTTIRVLLGLLRASSGAAQLLGQDPWNDAVELHRRLAYVPGDVTLWRNLSGGEVIDLYGRLRGGLDKGRREELIQRFELDPTKKGRTYSKGNRQKVALVAAFASNVDLLILDEPTSGLDPLMEEVFQSCVAEERDRGRTVLLSSHILSEVESLCDRVSIIRKGRTVETGSLSDLRHLTRTSLTAELVGAANGLGDLPGVHDLEVQGQKVKLQADTDKLDAVLRALTDAGVRSLTSTPPTLEELFLRHYQSDEAEVPAQQKAAVR; encoded by the coding sequence ATGACGAAGGCAATCACCGTTTCCGACCTGCGCAAGTCGTTCGGCCGGACACACGCACTTGACGGTCTCGACCTGGAGGTCGAGACGGGTGAGGTCCACGGCTTCCTCGGCCCCAACGGCGCGGGGAAGTCCACGACCATCCGCGTCCTGCTCGGCCTGCTGCGCGCCAGCTCCGGCGCCGCCCAGCTGCTCGGCCAGGACCCGTGGAACGACGCGGTCGAGCTGCACCGCCGCCTGGCCTACGTGCCCGGCGACGTCACCCTGTGGCGCAACCTGTCCGGCGGCGAGGTCATCGACCTCTACGGACGGCTGCGCGGCGGCCTCGACAAGGGGCGGCGCGAGGAGCTGATCCAGCGCTTCGAGCTCGACCCCACCAAGAAGGGGCGCACCTACTCCAAGGGCAACCGGCAGAAGGTCGCCCTGGTCGCCGCCTTCGCCTCCAACGTCGACCTGCTCATCCTGGACGAGCCCACCTCCGGCCTGGACCCGCTGATGGAGGAGGTCTTCCAGAGCTGTGTCGCCGAGGAGCGCGACCGCGGCCGCACCGTGCTGCTCTCCTCGCACATCCTCAGCGAGGTCGAGTCGCTCTGCGACCGGGTCAGCATCATCCGCAAGGGCCGTACCGTCGAGACCGGTTCGCTCAGCGACCTGCGCCACCTGACCCGTACCAGCCTGACCGCCGAACTGGTCGGCGCGGCGAACGGGCTCGGTGACCTGCCGGGCGTGCACGACCTCGAAGTCCAGGGCCAGAAGGTCAAGTTGCAGGCCGACACCGACAAGCTGGACGCCGTACTGCGCGCCCTCACCGACGCCGGTGTCCGCTCGCTGACCTCCACTCCGCCCACCCTCGAAGAGCTCTTCCTGCGCCACTACCAGAGCGACGAGGCCGAGGTCCCCGCCCAGCAGAAGGCGGCCGTCCGATGA
- a CDS encoding ABC transporter permease has translation MTAVAVPAKVERGGGSRPFAGTGTLFRLAMRRDRIMLPVWVLVVGGVVGGGAGGIEKVYDTAAKRATLAEDMTGNSSLRALYGPVFDDSIGGLVAWRYGAFATVIAAVMSLILVVRHTREEEETGRQEMLSSTMVGRRAPLTAALTVAFIANAGITLLVAGGLSSQDKNGALAFGLAIGAVGMLFAGIAAIIAQLTETARLAKGLTAAVLGVMFLLRAAGDSATDDASSPLNWISPLGWAENMRPFAEERWGLLGLFTVAILLTVSAAYALAARRDLGMSFLPTRPGPAQGTLATAGGLAWRLQRGSLLGWSLGFLLGGIVFGGMTDGAADLVGDNESTRDLFERMGGQSGITEAFLSSMVGLFGMVAALFAVASVLRLYGEETSQRAEPLLSNAVSRVSWAAGHLVIAFGGAALIMMVSGVGLSLGYGKEFPEIMGACLVQVPAIWTLAGITLVLYALVPKLATAGWAVAGACLALGWIGPAADLPQSVMNISPYGHLPKLPGPEMEWTPVLVLLLLSVALVAIGLSGLRRRDQIS, from the coding sequence ATGACCGCGGTGGCCGTACCGGCGAAGGTCGAACGCGGCGGCGGATCCCGCCCGTTCGCGGGCACCGGCACCCTGTTCCGCCTCGCGATGCGGCGCGACCGCATCATGCTGCCCGTCTGGGTGCTCGTCGTGGGCGGTGTCGTCGGCGGCGGCGCGGGCGGTATCGAGAAGGTCTACGACACCGCCGCCAAGCGGGCCACGCTCGCCGAGGACATGACGGGCAACAGCTCACTGCGCGCCCTGTACGGACCGGTCTTCGACGACTCGATCGGCGGCCTGGTCGCCTGGCGGTACGGCGCCTTCGCGACCGTCATCGCCGCGGTGATGAGCCTGATCCTGGTCGTACGGCACACCCGCGAGGAGGAGGAGACGGGCCGTCAGGAGATGCTCTCCTCCACGATGGTGGGCCGCCGGGCACCACTGACCGCGGCCCTGACCGTCGCCTTCATCGCCAACGCGGGCATCACCCTGCTCGTCGCGGGCGGCCTTTCCTCGCAGGACAAGAACGGCGCGCTCGCCTTCGGCCTGGCCATCGGCGCGGTCGGCATGCTGTTCGCGGGCATCGCCGCGATCATCGCCCAGCTCACCGAGACGGCCCGGCTGGCCAAGGGCCTGACCGCCGCGGTACTCGGCGTGATGTTCCTGCTGCGCGCCGCGGGCGACTCCGCCACCGACGACGCCTCCTCCCCGCTCAACTGGATCTCCCCGCTGGGCTGGGCGGAGAACATGCGCCCCTTCGCCGAGGAACGCTGGGGCCTGCTCGGCCTGTTCACCGTCGCGATCCTCCTGACGGTCTCCGCCGCCTACGCTCTCGCCGCACGCCGTGACCTCGGCATGAGCTTCCTGCCCACCCGGCCGGGGCCCGCCCAGGGCACCCTCGCCACCGCGGGCGGTCTCGCCTGGCGCCTCCAGCGCGGCAGCCTGCTCGGCTGGTCGCTCGGCTTCCTGCTCGGCGGCATCGTCTTCGGCGGCATGACCGACGGCGCCGCCGACCTGGTCGGCGACAACGAGTCGACCCGCGACCTGTTCGAGCGCATGGGCGGCCAGTCCGGCATCACCGAGGCGTTCCTGTCCTCCATGGTCGGCCTGTTCGGCATGGTGGCGGCGCTGTTCGCGGTGGCCTCCGTACTGCGCCTGTACGGCGAGGAGACCTCGCAGCGCGCCGAACCGCTGCTGTCCAACGCGGTCAGCCGGGTCAGCTGGGCGGCCGGCCACCTGGTCATCGCCTTCGGCGGCGCCGCCCTGATCATGATGGTCAGCGGCGTGGGCCTGTCCCTCGGCTACGGCAAGGAGTTCCCCGAGATCATGGGCGCCTGCCTGGTCCAGGTTCCGGCAATCTGGACGCTGGCCGGTATCACCCTGGTCCTGTACGCCCTGGTGCCCAAACTGGCCACCGCGGGCTGGGCGGTCGCGGGTGCCTGCCTGGCACTGGGCTGGATCGGCCCGGCGGCCGACCTGCCGCAGTCCGTCATGAACATCTCGCCCTACGGCCACCTCCCGAAGCTGCCCGGACCCGAGATGGAGTGGACCCCGGTCCTGGTACTCCTCCTGCTCTCGGTCGCCTTGGTGGCCATCGGCCTCAGCGGACTGCGGCGCCGGGACCAGATCTCCTGA
- a CDS encoding S9 family peptidase, whose translation MPDAAALDAAEERSAFSHPPVAPDATAAYGEHPDQIVDFYAPRGTRAGAERVPLVAAFHGGAWRAPYDRKHFSPFAAFLAGRGLAVASVEYRRGGDPVPGVEGPVAGRWPDTFDDVAAALEALPGLVRTALPQADPRRTVLTGHSAGGQLALWGAARHVLPESSPWRRATDPALRGVVALAPIADFELAGKLGVCGGAVGQLLGGAGQLADRRAQADPYALHPTGIATTLVQGREDTVVPAAIAESYAEATALAGEPVGLTLLDGVGHFALIDPAADACAVAAEEIAQLAW comes from the coding sequence ATGCCGGACGCCGCCGCCCTCGACGCCGCCGAGGAGCGTTCCGCGTTCTCGCACCCGCCCGTCGCCCCCGATGCCACGGCGGCCTACGGCGAGCACCCGGATCAGATCGTCGACTTCTATGCCCCGCGCGGTACTCGGGCAGGGGCGGAGCGAGTCCCGCTGGTGGCCGCCTTCCACGGCGGCGCTTGGCGGGCCCCGTACGACAGAAAGCACTTCAGTCCGTTCGCGGCGTTCCTGGCCGGACGCGGTCTTGCCGTCGCGAGTGTGGAGTACCGGCGCGGCGGAGATCCGGTGCCCGGCGTCGAGGGGCCGGTCGCGGGGCGGTGGCCGGACACCTTCGACGACGTGGCCGCCGCGCTGGAGGCCCTGCCCGGCCTGGTCCGTACGGCACTTCCGCAGGCCGACCCACGGCGTACCGTCCTGACCGGTCACTCCGCGGGTGGCCAGCTCGCCCTCTGGGGCGCCGCCCGGCACGTACTGCCCGAGTCCTCGCCGTGGCGTCGGGCCACCGATCCCGCCCTGCGCGGAGTGGTCGCCCTCGCGCCCATCGCCGACTTCGAGCTCGCCGGGAAGCTCGGCGTCTGCGGCGGCGCGGTGGGTCAACTCCTCGGCGGCGCGGGACAGTTGGCCGATCGCCGTGCTCAGGCCGACCCGTACGCGCTGCATCCCACCGGTATCGCGACCACCCTGGTGCAGGGGCGTGAGGACACCGTGGTGCCCGCCGCCATCGCCGAGTCCTACGCGGAGGCGACAGCCCTTGCGGGCGAACCGGTGGGCCTGACCCTGCTCGACGGTGTGGGCCACTTCGCCCTCATCGACCCGGCCGCCGACGCCTGCGCGGTGGCGGCCGAGGAGATCGCTCAACTGGCCTGGTGA
- the kynU gene encoding kynureninase — translation MGAKSEESGVSDVFRADWDQNPLARKLAEKAAELDAADQLAHVRERFLLGTGPDGTSGGNGVYLDGNSLGALPAAVPGRVEDVVRRQWGELLIRSWEESGWWSAPERIGDRIAPLVGAAPGQIVVGDSTSVNVFKALVGAVRLVRARDGQPVDGPRAVDASQPGGAGQPGEEAPFRDEILVDATTFPTDGYLAESAARMTGCRLRPVAPHEVPAALGPRTAAVLLNHVDYRSGRLYDLPGLTAAVHAAGALAVWDLCHTAGALPVGLDVHGVDLAVGCTYKYLNGGPGSPAYLYVRAEHQPHFDSPLPGWNSHAEPFGMHPDYAPASGAVRGRVGTPDILSMLALEASLDVWDGVDVASVRAKSLALTDLFLECVAAYVPEGRVETVTPREHAERGSQVALRCPDAGEVMRRLIARGVVGDFRHPDVLRFGFTPLYVGFAEVEHAARVLAEELG, via the coding sequence ATGGGCGCGAAGAGCGAGGAGAGCGGTGTGAGTGACGTCTTCCGTGCGGACTGGGACCAGAATCCCCTCGCGCGCAAGCTCGCGGAGAAGGCGGCGGAACTGGACGCCGCGGACCAACTGGCCCACGTGCGCGAGCGGTTCCTGCTCGGCACCGGGCCCGACGGGACATCCGGCGGCAACGGCGTCTATCTGGACGGCAATTCGCTCGGCGCGCTCCCGGCCGCGGTGCCGGGCCGGGTCGAGGACGTCGTACGGCGCCAGTGGGGCGAGCTGCTGATCCGGTCCTGGGAGGAGAGCGGCTGGTGGAGCGCTCCCGAACGGATCGGTGACCGCATCGCCCCACTGGTCGGCGCCGCCCCTGGGCAGATCGTGGTCGGCGACTCGACGAGCGTCAACGTCTTCAAGGCGCTGGTCGGCGCGGTACGGCTGGTACGGGCCAGGGACGGGCAACCCGTGGACGGCCCCCGGGCCGTTGACGCCTCGCAGCCCGGTGGCGCCGGTCAGCCGGGGGAGGAAGCCCCGTTCCGGGACGAGATCCTGGTCGACGCGACGACCTTCCCCACGGACGGTTACCTCGCCGAGTCGGCCGCGCGGATGACCGGCTGTCGCCTGCGCCCCGTCGCCCCGCACGAGGTGCCCGCGGCTCTTGGTCCTCGTACGGCGGCGGTGCTCCTGAACCATGTCGACTACCGCTCCGGGCGTCTGTACGACCTGCCCGGGCTGACCGCTGCCGTGCACGCGGCGGGTGCGCTCGCCGTGTGGGACCTCTGCCACACCGCGGGTGCGCTGCCGGTCGGCCTGGACGTGCACGGGGTCGACCTGGCCGTCGGCTGTACGTACAAGTACCTGAACGGCGGCCCTGGTTCGCCCGCGTACCTGTACGTGCGGGCCGAGCACCAGCCGCACTTCGACTCGCCGCTGCCGGGCTGGAACTCGCACGCCGAGCCCTTCGGCATGCACCCGGACTACGCACCCGCGAGCGGGGCGGTACGCGGGCGGGTCGGCACCCCGGACATCCTGTCGATGCTGGCTCTGGAGGCGTCGCTCGACGTCTGGGACGGCGTGGATGTCGCGTCCGTACGCGCCAAGTCGCTGGCCCTGACCGACCTGTTCCTGGAGTGCGTCGCCGCCTATGTGCCCGAGGGCCGGGTGGAGACGGTGACCCCGCGGGAGCACGCCGAGCGCGGCAGCCAGGTCGCCTTGCGTTGCCCGGACGCGGGTGAGGTCATGCGACGGCTGATCGCCCGCGGTGTGGTCGGCGACTTCCGCCACCCGGACGTTCTGCGGTTCGGCTTCACTCCGCTCTACGTCGGCTTCGCCGAGGTGGAACACGCGGCCCGGGTCCTCGCGGAGGAACTGGGCTGA